Proteins from a single region of Chlorocebus sabaeus isolate Y175 chromosome 25, mChlSab1.0.hap1, whole genome shotgun sequence:
- the LEFTY2 gene encoding left-right determination factor 2 isoform X2: MRPLWLCWALWVLPLAGPGVAMTGEQLLGSLLQQLQLSEVPVPDRVDMEELVIPAHVRAQYVALLRRSHGDRSRGKRFSHSFREVAGRFLASEASTHLLVFGMEQRLPPNSELVQAVLRLFQEPVPKAALHRHGRLSPRSARARVTVEWLRVRDDGSNRTSLIDSRLVSVHESGWKVFDVTEAVNFWQQLSRPRPPLLLQVSVQREHLGPLASGAHKLVRFASQGAPAGLGEPQLELHTLDLRDYGAQGDCDPEATVTEGTRCCRQEMYIDLQGMKWADNWVLEPPGFLAYECVGTCQQPPEALAVKWPFLGPRQCIASETASLPMIVSIKEGGRTRPQVVSLPNMKVQKCSCASDGALVPRILQP; encoded by the exons ATGCGGCCCCTGTGGCTCTGCTGGGCACTCTGGGTGCTGCCCCTGGCCGGCCCGGGGGTGGCCATGACTGGGGAGCAGCTCCTGGGCAGCCTGCTGCAGCAGCTGCAGCTCAGCGAGGTGCCTGTACCTGACAGGGTCGACATGGAGGAGCTGGTCATCCCCGCCCACGTGAGGGCCCAGTATGTGGCCCTGCTGCGGCGCAGCCATGGGGACCGCTCCCGCGGGAAGAGGTTCAGCCACAGCTTCCGAG AGGTGGCCGGCAGGTTCCTGGCGTCGGAGGCCAGCACCCACCTGCTGGTGTTCGGCATGGAGCAGCGGCTGCCGCCCAACAGCGAGCTGGTGCAGGCCGTACTGCGGCTCTTCCAGGAGCCGGTCCCCAAGGCCGCGCTGCACAGGCACGGGCGGCTGTCCCCGCGCAGCGCCCGGGCCCGGGTGACCGTCGAGTGGCTGCGCGTCCGCGACGACGGCTCCAACCGCACTTCTCTCATCGACTCCAG GCTGGTGTCCGTCCACGAGAGCGGCTGGAAGGTCTTCGACGTGACTGAGGCCGTGAACTTCTGGCAGCAGCTGAGCCGGCCCCGGCCTCCTCTGCTGCTACAAGTGTCGGTGCAGAGGGAGCACCTGGGCCCGCTGGCGTCCGGCGCCCACAAGTTGGTCCGCTTTGCCTCGCAGGGGGCGCCGGCCGGGCTTGGGGAGCCCCAGCTGGAACTGCACACGCTGGACCTCAGGGACTATGG AGCTCAGGGCGACTGTGACCCTGAAGCAACAGTGACCGAGGGCACCCGTTGCTGCCGCCAGGAGATGTACATTGACCTGCAGGGGATGAAGTGGGCCGATAACTGGGTGCTGGAGCCCCCGGGCTTCCTGGCTTATGAGTGTGTGGGCACCTGCCAGCAGCCCCCGGAGGCCCTGGCCGTCAAGTGGCCATTTCTGGGGCCGAGACAGTGCATCGCCTCGGAGACTGCCTCACTGCCCATGATCGTCAGCAtcaaggagggaggcaggaccaGGCCCCAAGTGGTCAGCCTGCCTAACATGAAGGTGCAGAAGTGCAGCTGTGCCTCAGATGGGGCGCTCGTGCCAAGGATACTCCAGCCATAG
- the LEFTY2 gene encoding left-right determination factor 2 isoform X1: MRPLWLCWALWVLPLAGPGVAMTGEQLLGSLLQQLQLSEVPVPDRVDMEELVIPAHVRAQYVALLRRSHGDRSRGKRFSHSFREVAGRFLASEAALHRHGRLSPRSARARVTVEWLRVRDDGSNRTSLIDSRLVSVHESGWKVFDVTEAVNFWQQLSRPRPPLLLQVSVQREHLGPLASGAHKLVRFASQGAPAGLGEPQLELHTLDLRDYGAQGDCDPEATVTEGTRCCRQEMYIDLQGMKWADNWVLEPPGFLAYECVGTCQQPPEALAVKWPFLGPRQCIASETASLPMIVSIKEGGRTRPQVVSLPNMKVQKCSCASDGALVPRILQP; the protein is encoded by the exons ATGCGGCCCCTGTGGCTCTGCTGGGCACTCTGGGTGCTGCCCCTGGCCGGCCCGGGGGTGGCCATGACTGGGGAGCAGCTCCTGGGCAGCCTGCTGCAGCAGCTGCAGCTCAGCGAGGTGCCTGTACCTGACAGGGTCGACATGGAGGAGCTGGTCATCCCCGCCCACGTGAGGGCCCAGTATGTGGCCCTGCTGCGGCGCAGCCATGGGGACCGCTCCCGCGGGAAGAGGTTCAGCCACAGCTTCCGAG AGGTGGCCGGCAGGTTCCTGGCGTCGGAG GCCGCGCTGCACAGGCACGGGCGGCTGTCCCCGCGCAGCGCCCGGGCCCGGGTGACCGTCGAGTGGCTGCGCGTCCGCGACGACGGCTCCAACCGCACTTCTCTCATCGACTCCAG GCTGGTGTCCGTCCACGAGAGCGGCTGGAAGGTCTTCGACGTGACTGAGGCCGTGAACTTCTGGCAGCAGCTGAGCCGGCCCCGGCCTCCTCTGCTGCTACAAGTGTCGGTGCAGAGGGAGCACCTGGGCCCGCTGGCGTCCGGCGCCCACAAGTTGGTCCGCTTTGCCTCGCAGGGGGCGCCGGCCGGGCTTGGGGAGCCCCAGCTGGAACTGCACACGCTGGACCTCAGGGACTATGG AGCTCAGGGCGACTGTGACCCTGAAGCAACAGTGACCGAGGGCACCCGTTGCTGCCGCCAGGAGATGTACATTGACCTGCAGGGGATGAAGTGGGCCGATAACTGGGTGCTGGAGCCCCCGGGCTTCCTGGCTTATGAGTGTGTGGGCACCTGCCAGCAGCCCCCGGAGGCCCTGGCCGTCAAGTGGCCATTTCTGGGGCCGAGACAGTGCATCGCCTCGGAGACTGCCTCACTGCCCATGATCGTCAGCAtcaaggagggaggcaggaccaGGCCCCAAGTGGTCAGCCTGCCTAACATGAAGGTGCAGAAGTGCAGCTGTGCCTCAGATGGGGCGCTCGTGCCAAGGATACTCCAGCCATAG
- the PYCR2 gene encoding pyrroline-5-carboxylate reductase 2 isoform X1 codes for MSVGIIGAGQLAYALARGFTAAGIVSAHKIIASSPEMNLPTVSALRKMGVNLTRSNKETVKHSDVLFLAVKPHIIPFILDEIGADVQARHIVVSCAAGVTISSVEKKLMAFQPAPKVIRCMTNTPVVVREGATVYAMGTHALVEDGQLLEQLMSSVGFCTEVEEDLIDAVTGLSGSGPAYAFMALDALADGGVKMGLPRRLAVRLGAQALLGAAKMLLDSEQHPCQLKDNVCSPGGATIHALHFLESGGFRSLLINAVEASCIRTRELQSMADQEKISPAALKKTLLDRVKLESPTVSTLTPSSPGKLLTRSLALGGKKD; via the exons ATGAGCGTGGGCATCATCGGAGCCGGCCAGCTGGCCTATGCTCTGGCGCGGGGCTTCACGGCCGCAG GTATCGTGTCGGCTCACAAGATCATAGCCAGCTCTCCGGAAATGAACCTGCCCACGGTGTCGGCCCTCAGG AAGATGGGTGTGAACCTGACACGCAGCAACAAGGAGACAGTGAAGCACAGCGACGTCCTGTTTCTGGCCGTGAAGCCACATATCATCCCCTTCATTTTGGATGAGATTGGGGCCGATGTACAAGCCAGACACATCGTGGTCTCCTGTGCGGCTGGTGTCACCATCAGCTCTGTGGAGAAG AAGCTGATGGCGTTCCAGCCAGCCCCCAAAGTGATTCGCTGCATGACCAACACACCTGTGGTAGTGCGGGAAGGCGCTACAGTGTACGCCATGGGCACCCATGCCCTGGTGGAGGATGGGCAGCTCCTGGAGCAGCTCATGAGCAGCGTGGGCTTCTGCACTGAGGTGGAAGAGGACCTCATCGATGCCGTCACGGGGCTCAGTGGCAGCGGGCCTGCCTAT GCATTCATGGCTCTGGATGCATTGGCTGATGGTGGGGTGAAGATGGGTTTGCCACGGCGCCTGGCAGTCCGACTCGGGGCCCAGGCCTTGCTG GGAGCTGCCAAGATGCTGCTGGACTCAGAGCAGCATCCATGCCAGCTCAAGGACAATGTCTGCTCCCCTGGGGGAGCCACCATCCACGCCCTGCACTTTCTGGAGAGTGGGGGCTTCCGCTCTCTGCTCATCAATGCAGTTGAGGCCTCCTGTATCCGAACACG AGAGCTACAGTCCATGGCCGACCAAGAAAAGATCTCCCCAGCTGCCCTTAAGAAGACGCTCCTAGACAGAGTGAAGCTGGAATCCCCCACAGTCTCCACACTGACCCCCTCCAGCCCAGGGAAGCTCCTTACAAGAAGCCTGGCCCTGGGTGGCAAGAAGGACTAA